Proteins from a single region of Heterodontus francisci isolate sHetFra1 chromosome 29, sHetFra1.hap1, whole genome shotgun sequence:
- the rps5 gene encoding 40S ribosomal protein S5 — MTEWESVPAVAETPEIKLFGKWSTDDVQINDISLQDYIAVKEKYAKYLPHSSGRYAAKRFRKAQCPIVERLTNSMMMHGRNNGKKLMTVRIVKHAFEIIHLLTGENPLQVLVNAIINSGPREDSTRIGRAGTVRRQAVDVSPLRRVNQAIWLLCTGAREAAFRNIKTIAECLADELINAAKGSSNSYAIKKKDELERVAKSNR; from the exons atgACTGAGTGGGAGAGTGTGCCCGCGGTCGCGGAGACCCCCGAGATCAAGCTGTTTGGCAAGTGGAGCACGGACGATGTTCAGATCAATGACATTTCCCTGCAG GATTACATCGCTGTCAAGGAGAAATATGCCAAGTACCTCCCACACAGCTCTGGCCGCTACGCCGCAAAACGTTTCCGTAAGGCCCAGTGTCCCATCGTGGAGCGTCTGACCAACTCTATGATGATGCACGGTCGGAACAATGGCAAGAAGCTGATGACCGTGAGGATAGTGAAGCACGCCTTCGAGATCATCCACCTACTGACCGGCGAG AACCCACTACAGGTGCTGGTGAATGCCATCATCAACAGTGGTCCCCGTGAAGACTCCACCCGTATTGGCCGAGCTGGCACAGTCAGGAGACAGGCTGTCGACGTGTCCCCACTGCGACGTGTTAACCAG GCTATCTGGTTGCTATGTACCGGGGCCAGAGAGGCTGCGTTCAGGAACATTAAAACCATCGCAGAATGCCTGGCTGATGAGCTGATCAATGCTGCTAAG GGCTCCTCTAACTCTTACGCCATTAAGAAGAAGGATGAGCTGGAGCGTGTGGCCAAATCCAACCGTTAG